In Pongo pygmaeus isolate AG05252 chromosome 13, NHGRI_mPonPyg2-v2.0_pri, whole genome shotgun sequence, one genomic interval encodes:
- the AQP7 gene encoding aquaporin-7 isoform X1, which produces MVQASRHRRSTRGSKMVSWPVIAKIQHILQRKMVREFLAEFMSTYVMMVFGLGSVAHMILNKNYGSYLAVNLGFGFGVTMGVHVAGRISGAHMNAAVTFANCALGRVPWRKFPVYVLGQFLGSFLAAATIYSLFYTAILRFSGGQLMVTGPVATAGIFATYLPDHMTLWRGFLNEAWLTGMLQLCLFAITDQENNPALPGTQALVIGILVVIIGVSLGMNTGYAINPSRDLPPRIFTFIAGWGKQVFSDGENWWWVPVVAPLLGAYLGGIIYLVFIGSTIPREPLKLENSVAYEDHGITVLPKMGSHEPTISPLTPVSVSPANRSSVRPAPPLHDSMALEHF; this is translated from the exons atgGTTCAAGCATCCAGGCACAGGCG GTCCACTCGTGGCTCCAAAATGGTCTCCTGGCCCGTGATAGCAAAGATCCAGCATATACTGCAGAGGAAGATGGTGCGAGAGTTCCTGGCCGAGTTCATGAGCACATATGTCATGATG GTATTCGGCCTTGGTTCCGTGGCCCATATGATTCTAAATAAAAACTATGGGAGCTACCTTGCTGTCAACTTGGGTTTTGGCTTCGGAGTCACCATGGGAGTGCACGTGGCAGGCCGCATCTCTG GAGCCCACATGAACGCAGCTGTGACCTTCGCTAACTGTGCGCTGGGCCGCGTGCCCTGGAGGAAGTTTCCAGTCTATGTGCTGGGGCAGTTCCTGGGCTCCTTCCTGGCGGCTGCCACCATCTACAGTCTCTTCTACA CGGCCATTCTCCGCTTTTCGGGTGGACAGCTGATGGTGACCGGTCCCGTCGCTACAGCTGGCATTTTTGCCACCTACCTTCCTGATCACATGACATTGTGGCGGGGTTTCCTGAATGAG GCGTGGCTGACCGGGATGCTGCAGCTGTGTCTCTTCGCCATCACGGACCAGGAGAACAACCCAGCACTGCCAGGAACACAGGCGCTGGTGATAGGCATCCTCGTGGTCATCATCGGGGTGTCCCTCGGCATGAACACAGGATATGCCATCAACCCGTCCCGGGACCTGCCCCCCCGCATCTTCACCTTCATTGCTGGTTGGGGCAAACAGGTCTTCAG CGATGGGGAGAactggtggtgggtgccagtgGTGGCACCACTTCTGGGTGCCTATCTAGGTGGCATCATCTACCTGGTCTTCATTGGCTCCACCATCCCACGGGAGCCCCTGAAATTGGAGAACTCTGTGGCGTATGAAGACCACGGGATAACCGTATTGCCTAAGATGGGATCTCATGAACCCACAATCTCTCCCCTCACCCCCGTCTCCGTGAGCCCTGCCAACAGATCTTCAGTCCGCCCTGCCCCACCCTTACATGACTCCATGGCCCTAGAGCACTTCTAA
- the AQP7 gene encoding aquaporin-7 isoform X2 — translation MILNKNYGSYLAVNLGFGFGVTMGVHVAGRISGAHMNAAVTFANCALGRVPWRKFPVYVLGQFLGSFLAAATIYSLFYTAILRFSGGQLMVTGPVATAGIFATYLPDHMTLWRGFLNEAWLTGMLQLCLFAITDQENNPALPGTQALVIGILVVIIGVSLGMNTGYAINPSRDLPPRIFTFIAGWGKQVFSDGENWWWVPVVAPLLGAYLGGIIYLVFIGSTIPREPLKLENSVAYEDHGITVLPKMGSHEPTISPLTPVSVSPANRSSVRPAPPLHDSMALEHF, via the exons ATGATTCTAAATAAAAACTATGGGAGCTACCTTGCTGTCAACTTGGGTTTTGGCTTCGGAGTCACCATGGGAGTGCACGTGGCAGGCCGCATCTCTG GAGCCCACATGAACGCAGCTGTGACCTTCGCTAACTGTGCGCTGGGCCGCGTGCCCTGGAGGAAGTTTCCAGTCTATGTGCTGGGGCAGTTCCTGGGCTCCTTCCTGGCGGCTGCCACCATCTACAGTCTCTTCTACA CGGCCATTCTCCGCTTTTCGGGTGGACAGCTGATGGTGACCGGTCCCGTCGCTACAGCTGGCATTTTTGCCACCTACCTTCCTGATCACATGACATTGTGGCGGGGTTTCCTGAATGAG GCGTGGCTGACCGGGATGCTGCAGCTGTGTCTCTTCGCCATCACGGACCAGGAGAACAACCCAGCACTGCCAGGAACACAGGCGCTGGTGATAGGCATCCTCGTGGTCATCATCGGGGTGTCCCTCGGCATGAACACAGGATATGCCATCAACCCGTCCCGGGACCTGCCCCCCCGCATCTTCACCTTCATTGCTGGTTGGGGCAAACAGGTCTTCAG CGATGGGGAGAactggtggtgggtgccagtgGTGGCACCACTTCTGGGTGCCTATCTAGGTGGCATCATCTACCTGGTCTTCATTGGCTCCACCATCCCACGGGAGCCCCTGAAATTGGAGAACTCTGTGGCGTATGAAGACCACGGGATAACCGTATTGCCTAAGATGGGATCTCATGAACCCACAATCTCTCCCCTCACCCCCGTCTCCGTGAGCCCTGCCAACAGATCTTCAGTCCGCCCTGCCCCACCCTTACATGACTCCATGGCCCTAGAGCACTTCTAA